The DNA region TGTTGGCGTAGAAGCCGATCAGGTCGGGATGCTGCTGAAGAATGGTCGAGGCGGCATTAAAGGCCTGCTCGCGGCTCCAGTTGGCTGGCACGCTGGCAACAATCGTGAACTTACCGGCCGTCGCCAGCGTCTCTTTGAAGCCACGGGTACGCTGTCCGGCGGCATAGACGCCCGGCTGCCCCTCAATTACCGCCACCTTGCCACCCTGCGGATGGTGCTGGATAAACCACTTCGCCACCCGCACGCCGTTATCTTTCTGAACGTTACCCACGTAGTAACGCGCATTCGGCATCACCGCATCATTCACGTTGACTACCGGGATCTTTTTGCTGCTGGCACTCTCCAGCGCAGGCTCCAGGTTGATGTCGGTCTGAGGCGACACCAGCAGGCCGTTGAAGCCCTGCGAAATCAGCGTTTCGGCGATCGACAGCTGGCCAAGCTGGTCATCTTCATTGGCCGCCGCCTGATAGGCCACGGTGAAGCCATACTTCTTCGCGACGTTCTGGTAGCCCTCGCCGAGCGAACGCCAGTATTCATTGGTCAGGGTCTTGGAGACACCGCCAATCTTCAGCGATTTATCGACTTTCGGCAGTGCGCCATATTTGCTGTCGAGCTGGGTCCAGTCGGTGCGATCCGGTTCGGTGTCGGACTGCAGCGGTGCCAGCTCGGCCGCATAGACGGTGCTGTAGAGCAGTGAGGAGGCGATAACAGCGAGCAGGAGTTTTTTCATTTTTATATTCTCAGCATGTTGGGTAGGGTTTTTTTATGTTATCGGCTGGATCAGCCGTTATCGCGCCAGCAGAATGTCATTGACGATCTGCTGGGAGGCGACCGCATCCTGGCGCTCAATGGCCGCCAGTAATGCCGTGTTGCCGTGCAGCTGATCGCACAGCCGCAGCAGCCGGGTCACTGTCGCGATGTTGCTTTCTGCTTCCCGGATGGGGTCCAGCCCGCTGGCGTCCGGGAAGGTGTCGAAGTAATAGGCCCCACGATAGCCGTCACGCTGCATCTGCCAGAGAAACTCCAGCGTGGCGCGCGGGTTGACGGAGCCGACCATCAGGCCGTCGTCGCGCTTGCCCCAGCCGTCGTTCAGGTCCAGCCCCAGCAGCCGTGAACGCCGTGCCACCATCGCGGCGGCGTAAGCCGGCACCTCGTTGGCAAACAGTACGTGCGCAAAGTCGAGCGTGATCCCTAGGTTGGGGCAGCCCGCCTCTTCCACTGCCAGCAGGCAGGTGGTGGCGTTAGGGAAGATGCTATAGGCGCGCGGCTCGTTGGGTTTGTATTCGATGCTGACATCGACATCCGGCGCATACTCCGCCACTTCCCGCACGGCGCTGACGGCATCCTCCCAGATCTTCTTATAGTCCGCCTGGAAGCAGTAATCGAAACCATCCTGCCCCATCCACAGCGTCATCAGCCGTGAACCGAACTCCCGACCCGCATCGATGCCGCGTTTGGTCAGCTCGATCGCCTCGCGACGCACTTTTGCATCCGGATGGGTAAAGGCACCGATTTTGAACTGCGGGGCGTCCCAGCGCATCTGCATGCCGTTGACGGCCAGGCCTGCATCCTCAATCGCCTGACGCAGCGTGGGAATGTCGCTGGTGAGGTGCTGTGGAAAATTGAGATCGAGATGCGTTAAACCCTTTACCTTACCGGCACGGGCCACCATCTGCAGGACAGAGGGCTTGCCCTGCTGATCGGGCCAGTAGAGGTGCGCGCCCGAGGCGAATGAGTTGAGACGGGTTGCAAATTTCAGTTCCGACATAGGGGTCAATCCTTCAGAGAGCGTATTGTGAAGTACTTTTCATATTCACGATTAATTGTGAAGTTATGTATTAATCTACGCCTCGCCACTGAATGCGCAAGCCTGCCGGGCGGAGCAAATTACCAAACTGCGAGAGCTGTCACGAAATAGTTTCAGGGCGTGATTAAGCCAGCCGCGCGGCAGACTGGAGGGATCGGTTGTGAATACAGCAGGTTGCGGCAGAAAAGCGGAGGGAAGAGAGGCTGGCGGCGATGACGAAAAAAGCTGAGCGCCGGGCGGCGCTCAGCGGATCAGGATTATTTCAGCCGGAAAGCGACCACGCTGTCGCCTGCCGTGGTGCCCAGTGAGCCGTGACCGCCTGCGGCAATCACCACATACTGTTTGCCATCTTTACCCATAAAGGTGGAAGGCGTGGCCTGAGCACCGGCGCTCAGCTCGGTCTGCCACAGCAGTTCGCCGGTGGTGCTGTCGTAGGCACGGAAATAGTTGTCTGCCGTGGCCCCGTGGAACACCAGATCACCGGCCGTCAGCAGCGGGCCGCCGTGCGCGACCATTCCCATCGGGAAGCCGAGCGGGAAACGGCCAGGCAGGAAGCTGGTCTTCAGGTTGCGGGTCGTCCCCACGCGGCGCAGCCATTCGGTTTTGCCGGTCGTCAGATCCACCCCGACCATCCGGCCCCACGGTGGCGCGACGCAGGGGATCCCCAGGCCCGACGCCATCTGCTGGATGTGAATCGCATACTCACCGTGGAAGTTTTCGTTCCAGTACGGTGTGCCATCTTTGGTGAAGGTGCGCTGGGTTTCGGTTTCCGGGGTGCGTTTGATCAGGTTGTACTTGTAAGCCAGGCGCACCGGCGCGGCAATCAGCATCTGACGCTGCGGATCGACCGCCACAGATCCCCAGTTAAAGACGCCGATATTGCCCGGGAAGATCAGCGAGCCGGCTTCCGTTGGCGGCGTCCACGGGTTGCCGTCATAACGCAGCTTGCGGAAGGTGGTGCGACAGGCCATCTGATCAAATGGCGTGATGCCCCACATGGATTTCTCCGTCAGCGGCGCCGGAATAAAGTTCAGGCTGGAGACCGGCTGGGTCGGCGCATACTGCTCGCCTTTGATGCCCTCTACAGAGACCTTAACCTGCTCCACCGGATAGACCGGCTGACCGGTCAGGCGGTTCAGCACAAACAGGTTGCCGGTTTTGGTCGGCAGGATCACCGCCGGTTGCGGCGTGCCCTGATAGGTGATATCCACCAGCGACGGCTGCGACGGGTTGTCACGGTCCCAGAGATCGTGATTCGAACTCTGGTAGCGCCACTTAAAGGCTCCGGTTTTCAGGTCCAGCGCCACCAGCGCATCCCGGAACTTCTCGGTATTGCTGGCGGGATCGCGGTCAAAACCGACCTCATCCGGCGAGGCGTTACCAAAGGGCACGTAGACCAGACCATTCTTCAGGTCAGCGCTCAGGGTCGCCCAGGCGACCGGGGTATCCTGCGGATAGGTCGCGCCCTGGGCGATCGGCGCGGTGTTCTCCGGATTCGCCGGATCGAAGTTCCAGACCAGACGACCGCTGACGGCATCATAGGCGCGGATCACGCCCGACGGGTTGCCGCTGTGGAAGCCGTTATCCATCACCGAGCCGCCGAGGATCACCAGGTTGCCCGCCACCAGCGGCGCTGCGGTCTGCATCAGCGCGTGCGGACGCACCTCACCCATGCCAGCGCGCAGGTTGACCACACCGTTGTCACCAAAGTCCGCGCAGGGTTTACCGGTGTCTGCATCCAGCGCCAGCAGGCGGGCATCGGTCGTGGCGTTGAAGATACGCCTGCGGCACAGCGCCGGCGCAGCATCTGTCTGCGCCTGGGCCTGCCCGGCGTCGTAATAACTCACGCCGCGGCAGGTCTGATGCTGCTGCAGGTAGGAGCGGTTTTTATCCGGTGCGGTTTTCCACTTCACCGCCCCGGTTTCCGGGTCGAGCGCGTGGACTTCGTTGTGCGGCGTACAGAAGTAGAGCATGCCGTTGGCTTTCAGCGGCGTCGCTTCGAAGGTGTATTCGGTGGCATCGTCATCCTGACGCAGATCGCCGGTGTGGTAGGTCCAGGCCACTTCCAGATTGTTGACGTTATCGCGGGTAATCTGCTTCAGCGCTGAGAAGCGCTGGCCATCGGTGGTGCCGCCATAGGCGCTCCACTCGTCAGCAGCACCGCCGGTGGCGGCACTCTGGCGCGGCGTGGTGATAGTGCCCTGCTGCGGCAGCGGATCGTAGAAGCAGAGGCCGATAACCAGCAGCACCATCAGCCCGACCGTCCCGCCGAGCAGAGGATGAAAGCGGCGCTGTCCCTGATAGAGCGGGCGCACCACCCACGGCAGAGCCAGCCAGAGACCCAGCAGACCAAAGAGATCACCACGCGGGATCCACTGCCATTTATCGAAGCCCACTTCCTGGATAATCCAGAACAGGGTAATCCACATCAGCAAGGCATAAAGCGTCAGCGCACTGCGTCGGTTCAGCAGCAGCAGTATCGCGCTGACCAGCACCCCCGCGCCCATGGCGGCGTAAAACGCGCTGCCGCCGGCTGACAGAAGCTCTCCTCCCATGTACATCAGGGCAACGGCAAATATCACCATGATTATACTGGTTAATTTATTTATCATGATCCATCCTCGGGTCATTAGCGGCAATCACAAAAATTAATTTGCATACATATTTTCAACGAGATTTTAACTTATGTATCAAATATGTAAAAACATGCCGAAGTGTAAATGGTTAGAAATATTTATTATAAATTCAGCCGTTATGCGGGCTGCGGCGGCTTTTTTTCGCCTCTGAACGGCTGATATCGCGATATTCATCACAATAAATTAACGATAGTCGGCACATGACCGCATCTTTTGTTCAAAGCCGATCAAATATCAGACAAGCGGCGCTTCAGTAACCCGCGCTTAAGTCCGCGCGCAGAGCGGGAATAAGTATCAAATAATCGTAATGGTTTATCGCTTCGGTGGCGCAGAGACTCTTATTGCTGAAACCGGCAAAGCCATGTCGATGCGGTGATTAATGATGCAGATACCCCCCCTCCCCGGGGTGTCAATGCTTTTTGCCCTATTAAAACTGGCAGTTGATTTTGCTCACCTGCGATTTATTTAACGACAATTACCATTGAGAACAGATTAATAAACCGCGCGATTCTTTCACTGATTTGGATTTAAGATATTCCGCAGCGGGATGCCGCATATATCTGTGTTATCGTCCGTTAATATTCTTATTATTTATCCGGCCGTCAGGCGGGATTTTCTCTGGCAGCAATACACCAGGCAGGTAAACTATGTCCGCACTTCACGCGATATATCGCAAGTTCCGCTTTCCGTTTAAGTTCATTCATGCCGCTATACGCTACCCTGCTGCGCAGGCGCGCGTCAGACGTTATTCCGTCATGTCAATTGAGGAAACTATCGATCTGTTATTACGCGACCCAACGTTATCGCTGGCCCGATATGGCGACGGCGAACTGGAAATGACACGCTATAAAAACATCGGTTTCCAGCCCTTTAATCCGGAACTGTCAGCGCGGCTGAAGGGCGTGCTGCAGCACGGCGCGGCAGCCAGTCCGAACTGCCTGATCTGTCTGCCGGATGCGTTTCGCACTACCCGAAATATGCGCAGCGGATCGGCCCTGTTCTGGTTCTTTCATAAATCGTTTTACTTTAAAAATTATGAGTCTCTGCTGAATAAACAGTACCGTTACGGAAATACTTCGGTGACCCGTCCTTATCACGATTATAAAGGCAAGCAACTCTCCGCCAAAATATTTGACAAGTTTAAACAGCTTTATCGTCATCGCCGGGTTTTAATTGTGGAAGGCAGCGGCACGCGCCTGGGATTAGGCAACGATTTACTGGACGGAGCCCGTGAAGTGAAAAGAATTACCACGCTGAACCGTAATGCCTTTTCCGTTTATGACGCGCTGTTTAATGCCGTTCTAGCCCATGCCGTTAATTTCGATCTGGTCCTGATTTCATTAGGGCCGACCGCCACGGTGCTGGCGCATGATTTAAGTCAGCACGGGATCCGCTGTATCGACAGCGGCCACGTCGATATTGAATATGAGTGGATGCTGGCCAGTGCCACCCACAAAATCAAGGTGGAAGGCAAAAATGTGAATGAGGCGGGCGTTCTGTTAGGCGAACAGACCTGCGTGGCGGACATCACCTATCAGCAGCAGATCCTGCAGCATGTGGGCGACGTTCCGGCGCGAACCGTGCCAGCGCCCGAGGCGTTAGCAGACGCGGCGGTCGTTCCCCTGCCGCATCCCGGCCGCACCGGCCATCACGCCGCCTGAGGATCCCCATCGGCAGGCAAAGGCTGCACCGCATTGATGCGCAGGCGAATAATTAGCGGGATCAGCGCCCGCCGTTCAGCCCGTGCCGGGCGGCAAGCCGCCCCGTCAGCCGTGCCTTTTGGGGTCTGTCACGGTTCCGGCACCAAATTTGCTTTACCTCTCCTGACACCGTTCATCAGGAGATGTGAAATGAAACCGAGCCGTTACCGTTACACCCTGTTTTCACTGCTGTTCCTGATCGCGCTGATCAACTACATCGATCGCGGCGCCCTCTCCTTTGCTGCTAATGCGATTGCGGCAGAGTATCACTTCAGTAAAGTCCAGCTCGGCGCCGTGCTGGGCTATTTCGGCTTTGGTTATCTGCTGGGTTCGCTGTGCGGCGGCTTTCTTGCCGACCGCATCGGCACCAAAAAGGTCTGGCTGCTGGCGGGCGTGCTCTGGTCGCTGCTGGAGATCGCCACCGCCTGGGCCGGTGAGCTGGGCATGGCGCTGTTTGGCGGCTCGGCCATTATGGGCTTCGCGGCGCTGCGCATCCTGTTTGGTTTTGCCGAAGGTCCCGCCTATGCGCTGATGAACAAGACCATTGCGCACTGGGCACCGGACAACGAGCGCGGGTTCGCGCTGGGGATCGGCCTGCTCTCGACTCAGGTTGGCGCACTGCTGACCGCCCCGATCGCGGTGGGCCTGCTGCTGCTGACCCACGACTGGCGCATGATGTTTATCCTGCTGGGGATCTTCTCCCTGCTGGCGATGCTGCTGTTTGCCCGCACCTTCAGCGACAGCCCGGACCGGAGCCGCTTCACCAACGCTGCCGAGCGCGCGCTGATCCGGGACGGTCAGCGTCGCAGCGCGGGCGACAGCGTGCCTCTGCCCTGGTGGCGCTTCTTTACCAGCCGGACGCTGGTCTGCAACGCGCTGGGCTATTTCTCCTTCCTCTACATCACCTTCACGCTGGTGACCTGGATGCCGAAGTACCTGCAGGATAATTTCCATTACGACCTGCACTCGCTATGGTACGTCGCGATGATCCCCTGGAGCGGCGCCTGCATCACGGTGCTGCTGGGCGGCCGTATCGCCGATACCCTGCTGGCCCGGTTCCGTAATCTGCGACTGGCGCGCAATCTGTTCGCTGCCGTCACGCTGTGCGGCACCGCCTCCTGCTTTATGGCCATTCCCTATATGGGATCTGCCGCCGGGATCATCGCCCTGATGACGCTGGGCAATGCGCTGAATGCGCTGGTAAACAATGTCTACTGGTCGGTGGTGATCGATGTGACCCCTAAAGCCTCAGTCGGCACCTACAGCGGCATGACGCTGGCGATTGCCAACCTGGCCGCGATCATCTCGCCGATGCTCTGCGGCTGGCTGGCGGAATATCACGGCTATAACGCCATGTTTACGGTGACGGCGCTGATCGCGTTTGGCAGTATGCTGGCGATGACGCTGCTGCAGCCGGAAAAGCCATTGGTGGCCGAAACGCAGCCCGCCACGGCGGAGGTGACGACCGCCTGAACGCGTCTGCTGAGCGTTATCGTGAGAAACCTGAGCCGCCCACCGGGCGGCTTTTTGCGCTACAGGGCGCGGCTGTTCTGTTCGGGTCTGCCCCGGCGATCCCAGCGGCTGGCAACGAACCATAACAGCGCCGTCACCAGCCAGCCCACGATCCATGAGACATCGTTTCCGGCAAAAATCCAGGTCAGCGAGCCATGATGCAGCGGGTTATCGATAAAGGGTAACTGCACCATCACCCCCAGAACGTAGACGGCGATGCCCGCGACGTTCCAGCGGCCATAGCGGCCGTCGGGATCGGCCAGCGCCGGAACGTCCACCCGGCCGCGGGTGATCAGATAGAAATCGGTCAGGCTGATGGCGCTCCACGGCACAAAAAAGGCCAGCAGGAACAGCAGGAAGTGGGTAAAGGATTTCAGGAAGGCCGGTTCACTGAGCAGGGCTATCAGGCAGGCCACGGAGACCATGAGGATGACAAACAGAATGCGCCCGCCCTGGCTCAGCGTCGTCTGCCGGCGAAAGCCGGAGACGATGGTGGTCAGGGACATAAAACTTCCGTAGGCGTTGAGCGTGGTAAAGGTAATCTTCCCGAAGCAGATGGCAAAGTAGATCACCATCGCCATGCCTGCGGTACTGCCCAGACCAACGATGTAACCCACCTCATTACCGGCGAAGGCACTTCCGGCCAGCGCGGCGGCAATCACCCCCAGCGTCATCGAGGCCTGGGTGCCGAGTACGGTTCCGGCAAACACCGAACCGAACAGTTTCTTCGCGGAGACGTCTGCGGGCAGATAGCGCGAGTAGTCGGAAACATAGGGGCAAAAGGCGATCTGCCAGGATGACGAGAGCGACACCGCCAGCAGGAAATTTGCCGGGGTAAAGTGGCGATTCTGCCAGACGGCTGCCAGGTCATGCGTGGCAAAGAGCGTGATAAAGAGATACGCGAAGGCCAGCACGCCAATCACGCTCGCCAGCTTGCCCAGCTGATGGATCACGCGATACCCCATCACCGCAATCACCACGATCAGGGCGCTGAACACGATCATCCCGGTGGCATTGCTGACAGAGATCAGTTTCGCCAGCGCCTGTCCGGCCAGTACCGTGCCGCTGGCGGAGAATCCCACATACATGATGCAGACCAGCACCAGGGGGATGACCGCACCGTAAACGCCGAACTGCATGCGGCTGGTGATCATCTGGGGTAAGCCCAGGCGCGGGCCCTGTAGCGCATGCAAAGACATGATCGCGGCGCCGATCATCTGCCCCACCAGTAAGCCGACAAGCGACCAGACAACATCGCCGCCCAGTACCACAGCCAGCGCCCCGGTGACAATGGCGGTGATTTGCAGGTTGCCCCCAAACCAGAGCGTGAACTGGCTGAAAGGATGCCCATGACGTTCGCGCAGCGGAATGTAATCGATGGAGCGGGTTTCTGACAGGCGCGGTTGTGCCGCGTCCGGATACGCTGTAGCAGATGATTTGACCGACATAGATCCCTCGCTGATGCAGTGAGTCAGAGAAAACGAACAGGGCCGGATGACCGGTTGAGATGACATGTCTATACAATCAGGGAGAGTGTCACGCGCGGCAGGAAGTTACAAGACAGGCGGTCATTGGAAAATGTGATGACACCGACAGACCGGCACGCACGATCGGCAATGCGGGCGGCCGGGTCTTTTCCGCAGGGTAAAGGGCGGCGTCAGGCACGCACGATCGGCAATGCGGGCGGCCGGGTCTTTTCCGCAGGGTAAAGGGCGGCGTCAGAACGCCAGGGGTTACCCCTTCGCCACCACCCGCTGACGATGGCAGTCGGCGGGTTCGAGCTTCTGACCCTGCGCCGAGTAAACCTCCAGACGCGGCAGCGGCCTGCCTTCCGCATTATCCAGCAGCACCGAGTGGGTCTCGCCCTGCTCAAACAGATAGCGCTCACCCCACTGCCGCATCGCCACCACCACCGGAAAGAGTGCCCGGCCTCTTTCGGTCAGGAGATACTCGCGGTAGGCGCTGCCATCGGAAGCGGGCGCAATTTCCAGCACGCCGATCCCGACCAGCTGCTTCAGTCGCGACGCCAGAATATTTTTCGCCAGTCCCAGGTTGCGCTGGAAATCACCAAACCGGCGGACGTCATCAAAGGCTTCACGCACGATCATCATGCACCAGCGCTCACCTATCGACTCCAGGGTGCGGGCAACCGGACACTCGCTGGTTCTCAGGGATTCCTGCTTCGCCATCTCTTCTCTCACTTTCTCCGTTAACCGTGCCAGCTTAGCCCCTCCGAAAAGAAGTTGCAAAAAAAAACCATCCCGGTTAATGATATGGCCAATCCAGTTTCAAATAAAAACCCGAAGGCCAGACCATGATCTCAACGACCTCCAGGCGCGGGGATGCCGGACCACCGGCCCCCGCAACGCCGGTGCTTTCACCCCGGATGATTTTTCTCTTCTCGCTTACTGCGGCGCTGGCGGTCGCCAACGTGTACTCGGCGCAGCCGTTGCTGGCGTCGATCGCCGTCAGCCTGCGGATCGCGCCCGGCATCGCTGGCGCGGTGGTGACGGCCACGCAGATCGGTTATGCCCTGGGATTGCTCCTTCTGGTGCCGCTGGGTGACTGCGTGAACCGCAAAAAACTGGTGATTGCCCAGCTGCTGCTTTCCGCGCTGGCGCTGACCGCAGCGGCCTGCGCCTCCGGCCTGTTCACGCTGCTCGCAGCGATGCTGCTGGTGGGGTTAATGGCGGTGGTCACGCAACTGATGGTCGCCTGGGCCGCGATGCTGGCGTCACCGGCGCAGCGTGGCCAGGTGGTCGGCAGCGTCACCAGCGGGATCGTCATCGGGATCCTGCTGGCGCGGTTTGTTTCGGGGACGATCGCGGATCTGGCAGGCTGGCGCGCGGTCTACTTTACGGCCGCCTGTCTGTTACTGCTGATCGCCGGGGTCCTGGCGAAGGTGCTGCCCGCCTCCGCCGGTCAGGCGCAGCGACCGGCCTGGCCGCAGCGCCTGCTGTCGGTTCTCCTGCTTTTTCGCACAGAACCCCGCCTGCGCAGCCGGGGGATCCTCGCTCTGCTGATCTTTGCCGCCTTCAGCATGCTCTGGTCTTCCATGGCGCTGCCGCTGACAACAATGGCGCTGTCGCAGACTCAGATCGGCCTGTTTGGCCTGGCGGGGCTGGCCGGTGCGCTGGCGGCCGCCAGCGCGGGCGCCTGGGCTGACCAGGGACGGGGCCAGCGCGCCACCGGCTTTGCACTGGCGCTGCTGACGTTCGCCTGGCTGCCCGTTGCCGCGCTGCCGCATTCGCTGCTGCTGATGGTGGTCGGGGTGATCCTGCTCGACTTCGCGATCCAGACGGTTCATGTCATCAACCAGAGCCTGATCGTGGCGGCCCGGCCGGATGCGGCGAGCTGGCTGGTCGGTGCCTACATGTGCTTTTACTCCCTCGGCAGTGCGCTGGGTGCCCTTGCCGCCACCCAGCTGTATGCACACTGCGGATGGTATGGTGTCTGCGCTGGCGGGGCCGCCGTCAGTGCTGCCGCCTTTCTCTACTGGTCAGGAACCCGTCACGCATGAAACTCTCTCATCTGCTGCTCGCCGTGCTCATCACGGCCATCTGGGGCGTGAACTTCTCGGTGATTAAGCTGGGGTTGCACGCGGTCGATCCCTTTCTGCTGGCTGGGATCCGCTTCACGCTCTGCGCTCTGCCCGCGATACTCTTTATCAAAAAACCGGACGTGCCGTGGCGCTACCTGATCGGCTATGGGCTGGTGTTCGGGATCGGCCTCTGGGGGCTGGTGAACCTGGGGATTCAGGCCGGGCTGTCGGCGGGCATCGCTTCGCTGCTGTTGCAGTTCAGTGCCTTCTTTACCCTGCTGCTCGGCAGCCTGGTCTTTCGCGAACGCCTGAGCCGCTCTCAGATCGCCGGTGGGTTCATCGCCTGCGCCGGACTGCTGTCGATATTTTTCATCACCGATGGCTCGGTGACGATCTCCGGCGTGCTGCTGGTGCTGGCGGGAGCGATAGCCTGGAGCGTGGCCAACATCATCAGCAAGAGAGCGGGCACCCGGCAGGTGTTTGCGTTTCTGGTCTGGTCATCCGCCTTTGCGCCCCTGCCGCTCTTTCTGCTGGATGGAGTGGTCAACGGCATGGCGGGCTATCGGGCGCTGCACAGCCACGCCGACAGCCTCGCCCTGCTCTCTATTCTGTTCCAGGCCTATCCCAATACCCTGCTGGGCTACTGGGTGTGGAACGGCTTGCTGAAGCGCTACCCGGTCTCCACGGTTGCGCCCCTGTCGCTGCTGGTGCCCGTTTTTGGCATTCTGGGTTCGGTGGCGATCTTTGGCGAAACGCTTTCCACGCAGAAAATCGCTGCGCTGTTGCTGATCGTGACCGGACTGGCCGTGGGGCTCTATGGGCCGCGACTGGCGCGCCGCATCGGCCTGCGCGTCTGATGACGCCTCAGAGGCTATACCGCGTGCCGCTGACAGAACGCCTCAATGTCGTCGTTCTGAAAGTCGGCCAGATTTGCCATCAGCTTCTCCAGCGGCCAGTTCCACCAGGCGATACGCTGCAGACGGGCGGCAATGGCGGGCGAAAACCGCATCCGCAGCGGCCGGGCCGGAACGCCGCCCACCACGCTGTAGGGCGCGACGTCGCGGGTCACCACCGCGCCCGCGGCCAGCACCGCCCCATCACCGACGGTGACGCCAGGCAGCACGATCACGCCATGCCCGATCCAGACGTCATGACCGATGATCACCCGATCGGCCCGGCGGGCCGCAAAGAAGGGCCGATCGCGGCGGGCGTCGGGATGGTAATACTCCGGGCAGTAGGTGAAGCGATGCTGAGAGGCGCGATCCATCGGATGGTTCGGCGCGCCAAGGCGCACCTGGTTGGCGATAGCGCAGAAGCGCCCTACCTGGGTGTCGGCCAGGCAGCAGTGCTCGCCGACATAGGAGAAATCGCCCAGCTCGCTGTATTCCAGCAGGCTGTGCGCCAGGATTTCACACTGCTGACCCACGGTGGTTTCCCGCATCCGCACACTCTCGTCGATCCTGGTGTGGGCTAAGGGGGCAGGCATAACGGCAACAATGGACATAGCATTCCCAATCCGGATAAGCACATCCCCTGCGACGTGCTTTTGCCGCACCACCTTATCCGCTTCTGATGACAGAGAATTGACAAAGAAAAAAGGCGGAGTGGTTAGCTCCGCCTTGTTTCAAGTTCCGGTTAACCTGCCTGACCGGTCAGTTGCATAAGGGCAACGATGATCTGCAAGATGACCCGGATCAGATCCAGAATCAGCTTAGTCAGTTCCATCACTTTCCTTCTCCTTTTTCAGGAGCGCGCTTTTCGGCAACCAGGGCTTTGACTCTACCCGCCGGGCGCCTGAGCACATCTTGTGGAGAGGGCTGAGCGGCACTCATGGTTAAAGCCACAGGCCAGCACCACCTGATGCCTGCCGGGATTTTAAAAACCTGCCCCTGGGAGCGGCCAGTCCACCATGAGGCGATACCCAACGCCCAACACCTGTATAAACATACAGCATAATGGCGAAACTTGAAATCCTTAGCCGCACATTTTACACTCTCTTTTGTGGAGAGTGCTGAGCACCTCGTCTGCCACGCGGTTACCCGCCGGGCTGGCAGACAAAAAAATAAAGGATTTGGCATCGCGCCAAATCCTTTTTTTATGCCTGCTCTTCCGCCCAGTGGGCAGAGGCTAGTTGGCGGCGCTGATCCGCCACACGGTATTGCCCGCATCGTCTGCGATCAGT from Pantoea deleyi includes:
- a CDS encoding substrate-binding domain-containing protein, which translates into the protein MKKLLLAVIASSLLYSTVYAAELAPLQSDTEPDRTDWTQLDSKYGALPKVDKSLKIGGVSKTLTNEYWRSLGEGYQNVAKKYGFTVAYQAAANEDDQLGQLSIAETLISQGFNGLLVSPQTDINLEPALESASSKKIPVVNVNDAVMPNARYYVGNVQKDNGVRVAKWFIQHHPQGGKVAVIEGQPGVYAAGQRTRGFKETLATAGKFTIVASVPANWSREQAFNAASTILQQHPDLIGFYANNDTMALGVVEAVRAQNKASQVAIFGTDGISDAYASIKRGELTGTVDSFPVLTGEVAMDVMIRLINGQKLSRVVSTPQALITKENVDAFSTKDNNRLRQLLAQQ
- a CDS encoding TIM barrel protein, which encodes MSELKFATRLNSFASGAHLYWPDQQGKPSVLQMVARAGKVKGLTHLDLNFPQHLTSDIPTLRQAIEDAGLAVNGMQMRWDAPQFKIGAFTHPDAKVRREAIELTKRGIDAGREFGSRLMTLWMGQDGFDYCFQADYKKIWEDAVSAVREVAEYAPDVDVSIEYKPNEPRAYSIFPNATTCLLAVEEAGCPNLGITLDFAHVLFANEVPAYAAAMVARRSRLLGLDLNDGWGKRDDGLMVGSVNPRATLEFLWQMQRDGYRGAYYFDTFPDASGLDPIREAESNIATVTRLLRLCDQLHGNTALLAAIERQDAVASQQIVNDILLAR
- a CDS encoding membrane-bound PQQ-dependent dehydrogenase, glucose/quinate/shikimate family, producing the protein MINKLTSIIMVIFAVALMYMGGELLSAGGSAFYAAMGAGVLVSAILLLLNRRSALTLYALLMWITLFWIIQEVGFDKWQWIPRGDLFGLLGLWLALPWVVRPLYQGQRRFHPLLGGTVGLMVLLVIGLCFYDPLPQQGTITTPRQSAATGGAADEWSAYGGTTDGQRFSALKQITRDNVNNLEVAWTYHTGDLRQDDDATEYTFEATPLKANGMLYFCTPHNEVHALDPETGAVKWKTAPDKNRSYLQQHQTCRGVSYYDAGQAQAQTDAAPALCRRRIFNATTDARLLALDADTGKPCADFGDNGVVNLRAGMGEVRPHALMQTAAPLVAGNLVILGGSVMDNGFHSGNPSGVIRAYDAVSGRLVWNFDPANPENTAPIAQGATYPQDTPVAWATLSADLKNGLVYVPFGNASPDEVGFDRDPASNTEKFRDALVALDLKTGAFKWRYQSSNHDLWDRDNPSQPSLVDITYQGTPQPAVILPTKTGNLFVLNRLTGQPVYPVEQVKVSVEGIKGEQYAPTQPVSSLNFIPAPLTEKSMWGITPFDQMACRTTFRKLRYDGNPWTPPTEAGSLIFPGNIGVFNWGSVAVDPQRQMLIAAPVRLAYKYNLIKRTPETETQRTFTKDGTPYWNENFHGEYAIHIQQMASGLGIPCVAPPWGRMVGVDLTTGKTEWLRRVGTTRNLKTSFLPGRFPLGFPMGMVAHGGPLLTAGDLVFHGATADNYFRAYDSTTGELLWQTELSAGAQATPSTFMGKDGKQYVVIAAGGHGSLGTTAGDSVVAFRLK
- a CDS encoding GT-D fold domain-containing glycosyltransferase, coding for MSALHAIYRKFRFPFKFIHAAIRYPAAQARVRRYSVMSIEETIDLLLRDPTLSLARYGDGELEMTRYKNIGFQPFNPELSARLKGVLQHGAAASPNCLICLPDAFRTTRNMRSGSALFWFFHKSFYFKNYESLLNKQYRYGNTSVTRPYHDYKGKQLSAKIFDKFKQLYRHRRVLIVEGSGTRLGLGNDLLDGAREVKRITTLNRNAFSVYDALFNAVLAHAVNFDLVLISLGPTATVLAHDLSQHGIRCIDSGHVDIEYEWMLASATHKIKVEGKNVNEAGVLLGEQTCVADITYQQQILQHVGDVPARTVPAPEALADAAVVPLPHPGRTGHHAA
- a CDS encoding MFS transporter, which encodes MKPSRYRYTLFSLLFLIALINYIDRGALSFAANAIAAEYHFSKVQLGAVLGYFGFGYLLGSLCGGFLADRIGTKKVWLLAGVLWSLLEIATAWAGELGMALFGGSAIMGFAALRILFGFAEGPAYALMNKTIAHWAPDNERGFALGIGLLSTQVGALLTAPIAVGLLLLTHDWRMMFILLGIFSLLAMLLFARTFSDSPDRSRFTNAAERALIRDGQRRSAGDSVPLPWWRFFTSRTLVCNALGYFSFLYITFTLVTWMPKYLQDNFHYDLHSLWYVAMIPWSGACITVLLGGRIADTLLARFRNLRLARNLFAAVTLCGTASCFMAIPYMGSAAGIIALMTLGNALNALVNNVYWSVVIDVTPKASVGTYSGMTLAIANLAAIISPMLCGWLAEYHGYNAMFTVTALIAFGSMLAMTLLQPEKPLVAETQPATAEVTTA